From Afipia carboxidovorans OM5, one genomic window encodes:
- the rpsI gene encoding 30S ribosomal protein S9, translating to MSDTMQSLDQLSALKTAAPDAPKREKKVDKQGRAYATGKRKDAVARVWIKPGSGKIVVNTRDVEVYFARPVLRMLIQQPIVAAARQGQYDVVATVAGGGLSGQAGAVRHGISKALTHFEPDLRGVLKKGGFLTRDSRVVERKKYGKAKARRSFQFSKR from the coding sequence ATGTCCGATACCATGCAGTCCCTCGATCAGTTGTCGGCGCTGAAGACGGCCGCGCCGGACGCTCCGAAGCGCGAGAAGAAGGTCGACAAGCAGGGCCGCGCCTACGCGACCGGCAAGCGCAAGGACGCGGTCGCCCGCGTCTGGATCAAGCCGGGCTCCGGCAAGATCGTCGTCAATACCCGCGACGTCGAAGTGTATTTCGCCCGTCCGGTGCTGCGCATGCTGATCCAGCAGCCGATCGTCGCTGCCGCCCGCCAGGGCCAGTACGACGTCGTTGCCACCGTCGCCGGTGGTGGCCTCTCCGGTCAGGCCGGTGCGGTTCGTCACGGCATCTCGAAGGCGCTGACGCACTTTGAGCCCGATCTGCGTGGCGTGCTGAAGAAGGGTGGTTTCCTCACCCGTGACTCGCGCGTCGTCGAGCGCAAGAAGTACGGTAAGGCGAAGGCCCGCCGCTCCTTCCAGTTCTCGAAGCGTTAA
- the rplM gene encoding 50S ribosomal protein L13, translated as MKTFSAKPAEVNKKWVIIDAKGLVVGRLATLVAMRLRGKHLPTYTPHVDCGDNVIVINAAQVVLTGRKRDNKMYYNHTGFIGGIKERSAKSILEGRFPERVLEKAIERMIPRGPLGRIQMGNLRVYAGAEHPHEAQNPEVVDIASLNRKNTRAA; from the coding sequence ATGAAGACGTTTTCGGCGAAACCGGCCGAGGTCAACAAGAAGTGGGTGATTATCGACGCCAAGGGTCTGGTCGTCGGCCGTCTCGCCACCTTGGTCGCGATGCGTTTGCGCGGCAAGCACCTGCCGACCTACACCCCTCACGTCGATTGCGGTGACAACGTCATCGTCATCAACGCCGCGCAGGTCGTCCTCACCGGGCGCAAGCGCGACAACAAGATGTATTACAACCACACCGGTTTCATCGGTGGCATCAAGGAGCGTTCCGCGAAGTCGATCCTCGAAGGTCGCTTCCCCGAGCGCGTTCTCGAGAAGGCCATCGAGCGCATGATTCCGCGCGGGCCGCTCGGCCGCATTCAGATGGGTAACCTGCGCGTCTACGCTGGCGCGGAGCATCCGCATGAGGCGCAGAATCCGGAAGTCGTCGATATCGCTTCACTGAACCGCAAGAACACGAGGGCCGCGTAA
- a CDS encoding PaaI family thioesterase — protein MANAKMTVAELEAFLHREFPQAFSAGHIMIESADGTSSLLRQPYSEQMLRPGGTISGPTLMALADFAMYVALLSAIGPIGLALTTNLTINFLRRGQPGQDIVAAARLLKIGKRLAFSEVHLLSGTSPDPIAIASATYSIPNT, from the coding sequence ATGGCAAATGCAAAAATGACGGTGGCAGAGCTCGAAGCGTTTCTGCACCGCGAGTTTCCGCAGGCGTTTTCGGCTGGCCACATCATGATCGAAAGCGCTGACGGCACGAGCAGCCTGCTGCGTCAGCCTTATAGCGAACAGATGTTACGGCCCGGTGGCACGATATCGGGCCCCACGCTGATGGCACTCGCCGATTTCGCGATGTATGTCGCGCTTCTGTCCGCGATCGGCCCGATCGGACTCGCATTGACGACCAATCTCACCATCAATTTTCTCCGCAGAGGCCAGCCGGGGCAGGACATCGTTGCGGCGGCGCGCCTGTTGAAGATCGGCAAGCGGCTGGCGTTCAGCGAAGTGCATCTGCTCTCGGGGACCTCGCCCGATCCAATTGCGATCGCAAGCGCGACCTATTCCATTCCAAATACATAG
- a CDS encoding CoA-binding protein codes for MDHNTYPDSYIRGILTNIKSIAMVGASPVNVRPSYFAFKYLDQRGYDMIPVNPGQLGKTISGKPFVGSLREIGRPVDMVDIFRGSSHAMPIVEEALSLPVLPKVIWMQLGVRDDAAAAKAEAAGIQVVMNRCPKIEYGRLTSEIQWVGVNSRTISAKRAPIPTTGMRLSLNRPSVIGGSTAAADRVARERAAREKAEKDGNASS; via the coding sequence ATGGATCATAATACTTACCCCGATAGTTACATCCGCGGCATTCTCACCAACATCAAATCCATCGCCATGGTCGGTGCCTCGCCGGTGAACGTACGGCCGAGCTATTTCGCATTCAAATACCTCGACCAGCGCGGCTACGACATGATTCCCGTGAACCCCGGCCAGCTCGGCAAGACGATCTCGGGCAAACCGTTCGTCGGCTCGCTGAGAGAGATTGGCCGCCCTGTCGACATGGTCGATATCTTTCGCGGCTCATCGCACGCGATGCCGATCGTCGAGGAAGCATTGTCGTTGCCGGTTCTGCCGAAAGTGATCTGGATGCAACTTGGCGTGCGCGACGATGCTGCTGCCGCCAAGGCGGAAGCTGCCGGCATTCAGGTCGTGATGAACCGCTGCCCGAAAATCGAATACGGCCGCCTCACCTCGGAGATCCAGTGGGTCGGCGTGAATTCCCGCACCATCAGCGCCAAGCGTGCGCCTATCCCGACGACAGGCATGCGGCTGTCGCTCAACCGCCCGAGCGTGATCGGTGGATCGACCGCGGCCGCCGATCGCGTTGCGCGTGAACGCGCCGCACGCGAGAAAGCCGAGAAAGACGGCAACGCGAGCTCCTGA
- a CDS encoding O-acetylhomoserine aminocarboxypropyltransferase: protein MTDQQPGFSTLAIHAGAAPDPTTGARVTPIYQTASFVFNDADHAASLFGLQTFGNIYTRLGNPTTAVLEERVAALEGGTAAVAAASGHAAQVMAFHTLLQPGDEFIASRRLYGGSINQFTHAYKNFGWKVVWADADDISTFERAVSPKTKAIFAESVANPGGAITDLEAVANVARQAKVPFIVDNTLASPYLLKPIDHGADIVVHSLTKFLCGHGNSLGGIIVDAGTFDWSQDNRYPLLTEPRPEYHGIRMHETFGNFAFAIAVRVLALRDLGPAISPFNSFMILTGIETLALRMQRHVDNTKAIAEWLSKHPAVSWVNYASLPGDRYYNLARKYTPKGAGAVFTFGLKGGYDAGVSLVSNVKLFSHLANIGDTRSLIIHPASTTHSQLTDEQKIMAGAGPDVVRLSIGIEDKEDLIADLDQAMNA, encoded by the coding sequence ATGACCGACCAGCAGCCCGGATTTTCAACCCTCGCCATTCATGCCGGCGCGGCGCCTGATCCGACCACCGGCGCGCGTGTCACGCCGATCTACCAGACTGCCTCTTTCGTCTTTAACGACGCCGACCACGCCGCCTCGCTGTTCGGCCTGCAGACCTTCGGCAACATTTATACGCGTCTCGGCAACCCGACGACGGCAGTGCTGGAAGAGCGCGTCGCGGCGCTTGAAGGCGGCACGGCCGCGGTTGCCGCTGCCTCCGGCCACGCTGCACAGGTGATGGCGTTCCACACGCTGCTGCAGCCCGGTGACGAATTCATCGCCTCTCGCCGTCTCTACGGCGGCTCGATCAACCAGTTCACGCACGCCTACAAGAATTTCGGCTGGAAGGTCGTGTGGGCAGACGCCGACGACATCAGCACGTTCGAGCGCGCGGTGTCGCCGAAGACCAAGGCGATCTTCGCGGAGTCGGTTGCGAACCCCGGCGGCGCGATCACCGATCTCGAAGCTGTCGCGAACGTCGCGCGTCAGGCCAAGGTGCCCTTCATCGTCGACAACACGCTCGCCTCGCCGTACCTGCTGAAACCGATCGACCACGGCGCCGATATCGTGGTGCACTCGCTGACCAAGTTCCTCTGCGGCCACGGCAACTCGCTCGGCGGCATCATCGTCGATGCTGGCACCTTCGATTGGTCGCAGGACAACCGCTATCCCCTGCTCACCGAGCCGCGGCCGGAATATCACGGCATCCGCATGCACGAGACGTTCGGCAACTTCGCTTTCGCCATCGCCGTCCGCGTGCTGGCATTGCGCGACCTCGGCCCCGCGATCTCGCCGTTCAACTCCTTCATGATCCTGACCGGCATCGAGACGCTGGCGTTGCGCATGCAGCGTCATGTCGACAACACCAAGGCCATCGCCGAATGGCTGTCGAAGCATCCGGCTGTGTCGTGGGTGAACTATGCGAGCCTGCCGGGCGACCGCTATTACAACCTCGCGCGCAAATACACGCCGAAGGGTGCAGGCGCCGTGTTCACCTTCGGCCTCAAGGGCGGCTACGACGCGGGCGTCAGTCTCGTCTCGAACGTCAAGCTGTTTTCTCACCTCGCCAACATCGGCGATACGCGCTCGCTCATCATCCATCCGGCTTCGACTACGCACAGCCAGCTCACCGACGAGCAGAAGATCATGGCCGGTGCAGGCCCGGACGTGGTGCGGCTGTCGATCGGCATCGAGGACAAGGAAGACCTGATTGCCGATCTCGATCAGGCGATGAACGCCTGA
- a CDS encoding FTR1 family iron permease, whose amino-acid sequence MSNAFIQAAVILLREGLEAMLVIAALAAYLRKVGGEHRVSALYSGALAAIGASLIAAWLFATLNSGEHSDLLEGCVILLAAVLMLYVSGWLLNKQDPKDWKEYLAEKANHALAHDTGWAVGLLAFFAVFREGAETVLFITALAATEGGWSLGLFGGLLAATLALAVLFYFINLVARRIPLRPLFIVTSAFLFLMGIKFIGEAMLEFQEQNIVSFTELKGFGWMETIGLNPTLEAVSAQLLLILTSIATFAVVQRNNRLLRAHKAAVPRT is encoded by the coding sequence ATGTCGAACGCATTCATTCAGGCGGCCGTCATTCTACTCCGCGAGGGGCTCGAGGCGATGCTCGTCATCGCAGCGCTGGCGGCGTACTTGCGCAAGGTGGGCGGCGAGCATCGCGTCAGCGCGCTCTATAGCGGTGCGCTTGCGGCGATTGGTGCGAGCCTGATCGCGGCCTGGCTGTTTGCAACGCTCAATTCCGGTGAGCATAGCGACCTTCTGGAGGGCTGCGTCATTCTCCTTGCGGCCGTGCTGATGCTCTATGTCAGTGGCTGGCTGCTCAACAAGCAGGATCCGAAGGACTGGAAAGAGTATCTCGCCGAGAAGGCTAACCACGCTCTCGCACACGATACCGGCTGGGCGGTGGGGCTGCTCGCGTTCTTTGCGGTGTTCCGCGAAGGCGCGGAGACGGTGCTGTTCATCACCGCGCTGGCTGCGACCGAAGGTGGCTGGAGTCTCGGCTTGTTCGGTGGCTTGCTTGCTGCGACGCTTGCGCTCGCCGTGTTGTTTTATTTCATCAATCTGGTGGCGCGGCGTATTCCGCTGCGGCCTCTGTTCATTGTGACGTCGGCGTTTCTGTTCCTGATGGGCATCAAATTTATCGGCGAGGCGATGCTTGAGTTCCAGGAGCAGAACATTGTGTCGTTCACCGAACTCAAGGGGTTCGGCTGGATGGAGACGATCGGTCTTAACCCGACGCTGGAGGCCGTGTCCGCGCAGCTTCTGCTGATCCTGACTTCGATTGCGACCTTTGCAGTGGTCCAGCGCAACAATCGCCTTTTGCGCGCGCATAAGGCGGCGGTGCCGCGAACCTGA
- a CDS encoding COX15/CtaA family protein, whose translation MTHSPDIPAKTTKSHKAIRIWLGFVAAMIVCTLLVGGATRLTESGLSITEWKPVSGMMPPLSAQAWDAEFEAYKKIPQYREMNSGMSLSEFKTIFWWEWAHRLLARSIGVVFFLPFLFFLIRGGLDAALKRRLWVLFALGGLQGAVGWWMVKSGLSERVSVSQYRLAIHFLLALLIFSATVWTMRGLAPRVSRVAATARAALTSRILLGLIFLQLYFGALVAGLRAGKIYNTWPEIDGGFIPPLDQLFFEKPWWRNFFDSTLTVQFTHRMIAYTLFAVALYHLVDVIRTKAAPAAVRGAVWLMAAMSLQLVIGIFTLLHQVPISLGLLHQATAIVVLTLALLQTHRLQPGEPTMAQGLVPTFR comes from the coding sequence ATGACCCATTCTCCTGACATCCCCGCCAAGACCACGAAATCGCATAAGGCGATCCGTATCTGGCTTGGATTTGTCGCAGCGATGATCGTTTGTACGCTTCTGGTGGGCGGTGCGACGCGACTCACCGAATCCGGCCTGTCGATCACGGAGTGGAAGCCGGTTTCGGGCATGATGCCGCCGCTGAGTGCGCAGGCGTGGGACGCCGAGTTCGAGGCCTACAAAAAGATCCCGCAATATCGCGAGATGAATTCGGGCATGAGCCTGTCGGAATTCAAGACGATCTTCTGGTGGGAGTGGGCGCACCGGTTGCTCGCACGCAGCATCGGCGTGGTGTTCTTTCTGCCGTTCCTGTTCTTCCTGATCCGCGGCGGCCTCGATGCCGCGCTGAAGCGGCGGCTATGGGTTCTGTTCGCGCTCGGCGGCCTGCAAGGCGCGGTCGGGTGGTGGATGGTGAAGTCGGGCCTGTCGGAGCGTGTTTCGGTTTCGCAGTACAGGCTTGCGATTCATTTCCTCCTCGCGCTCCTGATTTTCTCCGCGACGGTGTGGACCATGCGTGGTCTGGCGCCGCGCGTCTCCAGGGTCGCCGCGACGGCAAGGGCAGCGCTGACCAGCCGGATCTTGCTCGGGCTTATCTTCCTGCAACTTTATTTCGGCGCGCTCGTCGCGGGCCTGCGGGCCGGCAAGATCTACAACACCTGGCCGGAGATCGATGGCGGGTTCATTCCGCCGCTCGATCAATTGTTCTTCGAGAAGCCATGGTGGCGGAATTTCTTCGACAGCACACTGACGGTGCAGTTCACCCACCGCATGATCGCTTATACGCTGTTCGCAGTGGCACTCTATCATCTCGTCGACGTGATCCGGACCAAGGCTGCGCCTGCAGCCGTGCGGGGTGCGGTCTGGCTGATGGCGGCGATGAGCCTCCAGCTCGTCATCGGCATCTTCACGCTGCTGCATCAGGTGCCGATCTCGCTCGGTCTTCTGCATCAGGCGACAGCGATCGTGGTGTTAACGCTTGCGCTGTTGCAGACGCATCGTCTGCAGCCCGGCGAGCCGACGATGGCGCAGGGACTCGTTCCCACGTTCCGGTAG
- a CDS encoding DUF2842 domain-containing protein, whose amino-acid sequence MKIRTRKFIGTIGLLILVVVWSLLGMTIAQTPWLASSKLAQGIFYVVAGLGWVLPAMPLISWMSRPDAPSA is encoded by the coding sequence ATGAAGATCCGGACCCGAAAGTTCATTGGAACCATAGGCCTGCTCATTCTCGTCGTGGTGTGGTCGCTGCTCGGCATGACGATCGCCCAGACGCCGTGGCTTGCTTCCTCCAAGCTCGCGCAGGGCATTTTCTATGTGGTGGCGGGTCTTGGCTGGGTTCTGCCCGCCATGCCGCTGATTTCATGGATGTCGCGGCCCGACGCCCCTTCGGCCTGA
- a CDS encoding GNAT family N-acetyltransferase, which translates to MAMAAEHDYPSASAGVGNGGAIAHVRLYQSFAEAEVIWRGMETRDHFYTPFQRFDFLNVWQIHTGPFEHTTPLIVVALDADNRPLMLMPLATVRDNGVHVARFLGGKHSTFNMPIWRRDFAARATKADLDLVFQSVAAHGIDILALTQQPKEWHGNANPFAQLPGQPSANACPLLQVRPGATREEVISSGMRYRIRQKERKLSVLPGYRYFVARTDEDITRALDYFFATKPLRMAAQNLPNVFAAPHIEAFVRAACLTEIAGGYRAIDVHAIECRDEILAMFGGVADGHRYSMMFNTYTMSENARHSPGMVLLRNVIDHDVARGFTGFDLGIGAAGYKLHFCKGEQQIFDCFIPFTARGRLAALGMSSLNHAKRIVKQNPTLVSMANRLRAAIHR; encoded by the coding sequence ATGGCAATGGCCGCCGAGCACGACTACCCATCCGCCAGTGCGGGCGTTGGGAACGGCGGCGCCATCGCCCATGTCCGCCTCTATCAGAGCTTTGCCGAAGCTGAAGTGATCTGGCGCGGCATGGAGACGCGCGACCATTTCTATACGCCGTTCCAGCGCTTCGATTTCCTGAACGTCTGGCAGATCCATACCGGCCCGTTCGAACACACGACGCCGCTCATTGTCGTCGCGCTTGACGCCGACAACCGCCCGCTGATGTTGATGCCGCTTGCGACGGTGCGGGACAACGGCGTCCATGTCGCCCGCTTCCTTGGCGGCAAGCATTCGACCTTCAACATGCCGATCTGGCGGCGCGACTTCGCTGCCCGCGCGACCAAGGCCGATCTCGATCTCGTGTTCCAATCCGTCGCCGCACATGGCATCGACATTCTGGCTCTGACCCAGCAGCCGAAAGAATGGCACGGCAACGCCAATCCGTTCGCGCAGCTCCCGGGCCAACCTTCCGCGAACGCCTGCCCGCTATTGCAGGTCCGGCCTGGCGCCACCCGCGAAGAAGTTATCAGCAGCGGCATGCGCTATCGCATCCGTCAGAAGGAGCGCAAGCTCAGTGTCCTGCCCGGCTATCGCTATTTCGTGGCCCGCACTGACGAAGACATCACCCGTGCGCTCGACTACTTCTTCGCCACCAAGCCGCTGCGCATGGCGGCACAGAACCTGCCGAACGTCTTTGCGGCACCGCATATCGAAGCGTTCGTTCGTGCTGCCTGCCTCACCGAGATCGCGGGCGGCTATCGCGCCATCGATGTTCACGCCATCGAATGCCGCGACGAGATACTCGCAATGTTCGGCGGTGTCGCCGATGGTCATCGCTACTCGATGATGTTCAACACCTACACCATGTCCGAGAATGCAAGGCACAGCCCGGGCATGGTGCTGCTGCGCAATGTCATCGATCATGACGTTGCGCGGGGCTTCACCGGCTTCGATCTCGGTATCGGCGCGGCGGGCTACAAGCTTCACTTCTGCAAGGGTGAGCAGCAGATTTTCGATTGCTTCATTCCGTTTACCGCCCGCGGTCGACTGGCGGCGCTCGGCATGTCGTCGCTCAACCATGCCAAGCGGATCGTGAAGCAGAATCCGACACTTGTAAGCATGGC